The genomic segment GGAGCGGGGTGGCCCGGCCCTCGCCCCGGCCGACGTGCTGCTCGTGGTCGAGGTCGTCTCGCCCGGCAACGCCGGTCGTGACCTGGTCCTCAAACGCCACGAGTACGGCGTGGCCGGCATCGCGCGTTACTGGCTCGTCGAGCCGCGCAAGGAGACCCTGACGGTGCTGGAGAACGTCGGCGGCCGCTACCGCGAGGCCGCGGTGCTGTCCACGGCCGACGTGTACCGCGCCGACCAGCCGTTCGCGCTCGTCCTGCCGGTCGCCGAAATCTTCTGAGCGCCCTGCCCCAGCCCCGGCTTCAGCCGAGTCCCACCCGTACCGGGTTCGCTGTCGCCGAGCCGAGCCAGGTGTGCGGGTTGCCGAACCAGCACCAGCCGAGCTTCGGCGCGCCCTGGCTGATCCAGAGCGCGGGCACCCGCCGGTCGCCGCAGCGTGACCCGACGAGCGAGAAGCACCTGTTGCTCGCCAGCGCCGCCGGGTGCAGCGTGACGAACGCCAGTCCTTCGTCGATGGTGATCGGCAGTCGGTCCTTCGTCGTCATGTCCTCCAGCGCGGCCGACGGCGGCACGTTGCGGTACTCCTCGCCCCGGTCCACGTCGAAGAGCAGGTACGCGGGCCCGGCGGGCACCTCCAGCTCCTTGATCGGATCGAAGGTGGGCAGGTCGCCGACGGGGAAGTTCCGGTCGAGGACGCCGGTCCTGCGCTTGCCGGCGAGCGTGGTGAGCGCGATCCGCTCCGGCACCGGCACCAGCTCCCGCGTGGTCACCAGCAGGAACGGCACCCGCGCGTCGGTGGGGCCGGCCAGCTCGGCGGCACCGGTCACCGCCGCGTCGCGCAGTGGGGTGAGCAGCGCCCGGAACTCCTCCTCGGTCTGCCCGGCCAGCGCCGGGTAGCCGAGCTGGACGAGGCGGTCGAGCTGGCGGTCGAATTCGGTAGCGGCGTCGAAGCGGTCGTCGGACATGCGGTCCCCCACCCTGTCGTACGGTCTGCCGTACATTGTACGTCAGGGTTTTCGGTGGCCCCTCC from the Micromonospora sp. WMMA1947 genome contains:
- a CDS encoding Uma2 family endonuclease; this translates as MTSPARPGTGDVWTVDDLQDLPEDGQDYEIFDGSLLVSPHADVRHGAIANRLRRLLDRQAPAGLLVGQDVGVSAKRSSYFVPDVFVAREEALERGGPALAPADVLLVVEVVSPGNAGRDLVLKRHEYGVAGIARYWLVEPRKETLTVLENVGGRYREAAVLSTADVYRADQPFALVLPVAEIF
- a CDS encoding DUF5701 family protein: MSDDRFDAATEFDRQLDRLVQLGYPALAGQTEEEFRALLTPLRDAAVTGAAELAGPTDARVPFLLVTTRELVPVPERIALTTLAGKRRTGVLDRNFPVGDLPTFDPIKELEVPAGPAYLLFDVDRGEEYRNVPPSAALEDMTTKDRLPITIDEGLAFVTLHPAALASNRCFSLVGSRCGDRRVPALWISQGAPKLGWCWFGNPHTWLGSATANPVRVGLG